The segment CCACATaacagaatattatttagccttaagaAGGGAGTGAAGCACTGACACAGgtcacaacatggatgaagcttAGAAACATCACCTTAAGAGAAATAAGCCAAACATAAAGGGTAAATAGTGTATGATTCCACTAATATGACATCCTTAGgacaggcaaatccacagagacagaaagtagaatagaggtttaccaggggctggggctccaatactttggccacctgatgcaaagaactgactcattagaaaagaccctgacgctgtgaaagattgaaggcaggagaaggggatgacagaggatgagatggctggatggcatcaccgactcaatggacatgagtttgaggaagctccaagagttggtgatggacagggaagcctggtatgctgcagtccatgagtcacaaagagttggacacaatttattGACTGAACAAGGGACTGGGGAAGTCAGGGAGCTACTGATTAATGGGCGAAGTTTCTcttggggatgatgaaaaagttctagaaataGATGGTGGTGACGGTTGCACAAGAGTGTGAATGTCCTTGATGCCACTGAGGTGAGCACTTAAAGACGGCTCCAATTGTACATTTTATGTCATGtgtgttttaccacaataaatCTCAAAGAAAAAACTCAGCATCCTCTGTAGGGGAAGAGTGGAGTGCAAGAGGGGCCTCCATTCTGCTGACCAACCACTTACTAAGCGCTTCAGTTACTGGGCAGAAAGGGCCTGTAGTCAACACGGCTCTAACAAATGACTTTGGAAGAGGAACAGTGGAAACCCCGCCTGCCCACCATGGCCTCTCACCAGCTCTAGAGAGAGAGGATTTGGGGGAAAACTGTTGTGTTGATGCGCTGGGGTTAGTCATCATTTTTATAACATCAACAGTAACATCAGAAAATTTCCACTTCCAAAGACACATTACCCTGCATCCTGCCTCCCCACCAGCAACTTCAGGAGTCCCCTCAGCTGTTCTCAACTCCACGCTATACTCCTTGCTGATGGCTGGCCTTCTTGAAGGCAGCTGGCCCGAGGTCTAACCAGGAATCGATCCTCAGTGTGGATGGGAGGCCGCCGGAGAAGCCCGACAAGCCTCCAATAATTACGAGGAGATAAGACTATCAGGTGTAATTAAACAGTGTCCACAGGCAGACCTCTTGGCTACAGCCTCTGtcccccatcccctcctcctgtTCCCTGAGACTGCAAAATAAATTATCCTGTGAAGTCAGCAGAGGTTGAGCTATGGAAACAATTAAACAGAAATTAAATCTAATTCATTTATACTCCAAGCACAAAGTGGATCATGTaggtttttttctctccttcctcttttcgCCTTGGTGTTAGAGAGGACTATTATGGGAAATTAATCATGAAGCGAAGCAATGAAAGTGATCTATCACTCGCTAAAGTGCACCGACCGACTGTATAAAATCTATTATAGCAGCAGGAAAATGTAGAGGTAATGCAGTTTGGAAGAAGGGAGACTAAGGAAAGAGGGGGTCTCCTAACTGAGGTCCGAGCAATGGCTAGGCCAAGGACCCGCTTCCTCCAGGTCCAGGGGTGCTGTGCAGAGGTCCACATCCAAGTTCACTGGGCTTGTTCAAGGTGTTCCTGATGACGTGAGACTCACCCCACAGGGGAAAGCCTGAGAAGGGTCCTCCAAGGCCAGTGGCGCTTGGGCCTGGGGGGTCTGAGGGAGAATCTGCTTGATTCTCACCATTTTCCTCAACAtagaagtggggggggggggcgggtgttGCTGTAAGGACAAGCCCCAGGGAGGAGCCCCATGAGAATCAGCCAGGCCTGTGTCTCCACCTACAAATTGGGGGTGACACCATCTGCCCTGCCTCCCCTCACATGAAGATGAAATGAGCAAGTGGGCAGGAAAGTCTGCAGGAAGTACCGAGTGCGGAGATGCCGAGTGGCTGGCGGCAGGCCCAGTGAGCCATGTTCCTGGTTTCCTGCTTTCaagaaaaacaatttcaaaaattGTTTTCCCATCATGTGGAGGAAGGAGATGGCATAAGTGGAATATTTCCTCCCAAATGAAGTGGGGCTCAAGGCTGCCAGGGCAAAGAACTCAGAAGCACTGGGAAGGGAGAGGCTGGCCTAGGAGAGGCAGCTTCAGGATGCAGAGCCCGGGGGACTGCTGGGAGAAAGCCTGGGGCTGGTGGGTACCCTAAAGGTCTGGGGGCACCAGGCCCCAGAAAAAAGGATGCTCAGGAAGTAAACAGAGGAGCTCAGGGGTTGGGAGGAAGGCTGAGCTTTGAACTCggcataaaaaaggaagaaacaaaggccGCCTCCACTCTGCTGATCTCCTGAAGGGCAGACAGCCCTCTCGGCAGATGGGGCTGCCCCTGGGAGCCCACACACCCACTGCTGCCCCAGGGCTCACTTGCTCAACCAAGGCCGGCTGCCACGCTCCCGGGCAGGTGCCAGGGGACGGCCGGAAGGGGAGAGCAAGGCAGGAGAGACGAGCAAGGTGACAGGTGAGAAAGGCACCTGTGGCTATCTCCTAAACCTTCTCATTTGAGAATGGCCCAGACTTCACAGCTCAGCCCAGAGTCAGGCCCAAGCTCCCCAGGGTATGCCTGGAGCCAAGCCCTCACAGAAcgggcaggggcagggaggggccagtCCCCTGGGACTCAGCCCCTCTTCTTGCCCACTCTGCCATCCCTGTACTAAGAATGCAGCGGGCCCCTCTTCCCTGGATTGTCTTCATTTTACCTTGCCTGTCCGCAAGGCCAGAATCATTATAGGGTTAGCTTTCCCCAAAAACAGGTTTGGCCCTTGCCCCTGGTTCCTGGGAGGTCACCTCTGAGACTTTGGAGGGTCTTTGTGAGTGTGTTTACCTGGGGTCCTTACCAGCAGCCAGATAGTCTGTGCTGACAGTGTGGTTTAGGGTGGGGGCCTCAGGCCACACTGTATCAGTTTGACCTTTTGAGGGGCTGCAGACAAAGGTCAGCCACGTGGGTGGTCAGTGAGGTCTATGTGGTCAACTCCCAGTGAACCCTCTGGACCCCAGAGCTCAGGTGAGCATCCCCAGGTGGTGAGCACTGTCAAACATGGTTCTGAAAGGATTGGGGGCTGTCCACAGGACTCCACTGGGAGAGGAACCTGGACACTCAGGCTTGATGTCACCTGGCCACTGCCCTGGGCGCCTTGTCCCACTGCTGACTTTTATCTGTGTCCTTTCCCTGGGGTGGACTGAGCCTGTGGGAGTGTAACAGCTTTGCTGACTTCCTTCCGTGAATCACTGGACCTGGGGGTAGTCTCAGGGACCCCTGAGCTGCAGTGACTCACAAGGCATAGTAGGAGCCTTCGGTCCAAGTCCACCCGGGCAGTTGAGGAGAATGAGGCCGGAGTTATAGGAACTGCCCAAGGTCGTGTAGGAAATGGGAGGCAGGCAGGACCAGTGCCCCCTCCCTGGGACAGCGCCTCCCCTTCCCAGCTTTCATCCTTGTCACCTCCCCCAGGGGAAAGGCTCACTGGGGAATATATCCACAGACTGAGTGAGTCAGTGGGCGGAAGTGGAGATGCCAGCACCAAGGCTGGTCCCCACCggccagagacagagaaggagcagAGTGACTGCCAAGACCTTCTGTCCCCAGGGTTGGCGCTAAGGACGAGGAGAGTGTTAGGCCGAGATAGGAAGCAGCCTAGAGCCACAGTAAACCGGGCTGCCCTCCCCAGTGTGCTGGGGGCCCCaggggcaggaacagagatgctAATTAAAACCCCAGCACACACTCCACAATGCCCTCCCCATGCTTAAACATCAGCCTAGCAGCCAGCTTCCCTCTACCCCGCCCAAAGCAAAGGGACACAGGCTTGAGTGATTAATGTCTGCCACTTGAGCTTGGCACCTGGGCCTGGAGGCATCCAGCATCACGCCACCAAGAGGCCAGCCCCTGCCACTCAGCCTCAGCTGGCCAGGCATGAGGGCGAGATTAATGCTGGGCCCCCCTCCAAGGCTGCAGGAAAGAGCACGGTAGGGGCCTCTTCCAGTGGGGGCTTCTACTTGATGCATCACCCTGTGCGTGAGGGGTCTCCACCAGGACCGGCCACATGAGTTGCAGGCCTCAGAACAAAATGGAAACTCCAGGCCCTTGCTCACATTGCAGGACAGAAACAGCAGAGCTTCCAATCAAGTGCCAGCCCTTCTGAGCTTGCATCCCTGCACGGCTTTGCAGGTGGCACAGGAGCAAAGCTGGTCCTATTCCCACTGTCAGAGCCTCTTCTGGTCATCTGGGGAGAGCCCCAAAGACACAGAGAAGTGCAGAACTCAGGACACAGCACACtaggtgtgcacacacacacacacacacacacacgtgcgcacacacacacttctcggACACTCGGGAGACACTGAGCCCAGGTAAGAGTTGGTTGAAATGACAGCATGGCTGACATCGAGGAGCAGCTGTAGCAGGGAGCACCCCAAGGGACCGTTTCCCAAAAGGTGGATGAGCAGATGGATCCAGCCCCCGAGGTCCTAGAGCTGGAGGGCACCAGGAGACCAGCTAGTCTGACTTCCTCCATTAGCAGATGGGGAGGAACTGGAGGCTAAGAGAAGCCAAGAAGCTGCCTGGACTTCCCTTCCCAGGAGGTTCTCGGTGGACAGCAGAGCTCCTACCCCAGGACTTTCCTCTCCGGGCAGGTCTGCATGACTAGCCCTGACCCTGACTCACTACGAGTGAGGACCTCACCTCTGGCTCTGGAGCCAGGCCTGGGGCACAACGGGCTCTTTTGCTTCCAAGACACTCAGAGAGGGCACACGGGTGTTCAGGGAGACGGAGCTGGGGAGTGGcgggggtgggcagggccttcCAAGCTTGTGCCCCCGACCCCTGGGGGACACCACATGCAAACACGGAATTCATTGGCTTCCTGCTCCAGAGGCTTAAAAACCACCTcccagggggaggagaggaggaacaaattaggagtatgggattgacatatagaacgagaaggaaggagagaaaagggcGTCCATGGATTATAGTACATACAGCCAAGCTGCAGCCCAGCAGGGCTACAGGGCTTACGCCGCCCAGCCCGCTCAAGGATATGCACAGACCACCCAGCAGGCATATGGGCAGCAAAGTTATGGAACCTATGGACAGCCCGCTGATGTCAGCTACACCCAGGCGCAGACCACTGCAACCTACGGGCAGACCGCCTATGCAACTTCTTATGGACAGCCTCCCACTGGATATTCTACTCCAACTGCCCCCCAGGCATACAGTCAGCCTGTCCAGGGGTACGGCACTGGGGCTTACGACACCACCACTGCTACGGTTACTACCACCCAGGCCTCCTATGCAGCTCAGTCTGCATATGGCGCTCAGCCCGCTCACCCGGCGTATGGACAGCAGCCAGCAGCCACCGCGCCTGCAAGACCGCAGGATGGTAACAAACCCGCTGAGACTAGTCAACCTCAATCTAGCACAGGGGGTTACAACCAGCCCAGCCTAGGATATGGACAGAGTAACTACAGTTATCCCCAGGTGCCTGGGAGCTACCCCATGCAGCTGGTCTCAGCACCACCATCCTATCCTTCTACCAGCTACTCCTCTACGCAGCCGACTAGTTATGATCAGAGCAGTTACTCCCAGCAGAACACCTACGGGCAGCCGAGCAGCTATGGACAGCAGAGTAGCTATGGTCAACAAAGCAGCTATGGGCAGCAGCCACCCACTAGTTACCTCCCCCCCCAAGACTGGATCCTACAGCCAGGCTCCAAGTCAATATAGTCAACAGAGCAGCAGCTACGGGCAGCAGAGTTCATTCCAACAGGACCGCCCCAGTAGCATGGGTGTTTATGGGCAGGAGTCTGAGGATTTTCCGGACCAGGAGAGAACCGGAGCATGAGTGGCCCTGATAACCGGGGCAGGGGAAGAGGGGGATTTGATCGTGGAGGCATGAGCAGAGGTGAGCGGGGAGGAGGACGCGGTGGAATGGGCGCTGGAGAGCGAGGTGGCTTCAATAGGCCTGGTGGACCCATGGATGAAGGACCAGACCTTGATTTAGGCCCACCTGTAGATCCAGATGAAGACTCTGACAACAGTGCCATTTACGGGCAAGGCCTGAACGACAGTGTGACTCTCGATGACCTGGTGGACTTCTTTAAGCAGTGCGGAGTCGTTAAGATGAACAAGAGGACTGGACAACCCATGATCCATATTCACTTGGACAAGGAAACAGGAAAGCCCAAAGGTGACGCTACGGTGTCTTACGAAGACCCAGCAACTGCCAAAGCTGCTGTCGAGTGGTTTGATGGGAAAGATTTCCAAGGGAGCACACTTAAAGTGTCTCTTGCTCGGAAGAAGCCGCCCATGAACAGCATGCGGGGAGGGATGCCGCCGCGCGAGGGCAGGGGGATGCCGCCGCTGCTCCGAGGAGGTCCAGGGGGCCCAGGAGGTCCTGGAGGACCCATGGGGCGCATGGGAGGCcgtggaggagacagaggcggcTTCCCACCAAGAGGGCCCCGCGGTTCCCGGGGGAACCcgtctggaggaggaaacgtgCAGCACCGAGCTGGAGCCTGGCCGTGCCCCAACCCGGGCTGTGGGAACCAGAACTTCGCCTGGAGAACAGGGTGCAACCAGTGTAAGGCCCCAAAGCCTGAAGGCTTCCTCCCACCGCCTTTCCCGCCCCCGGGCGGTGACCGCGGCAGAGGTGGCCCTGGAGGCATGCGGGGAGGAAGAGTGGCCTCATGGACCGCGGTGGCCCTGGTGGAATGTTCAGAGGCAGCCGTGGTGGAGACAGAGGTGGCTTCCGTGGCGGCCGGGGCATGGACCGTGGTGGCTTTGGTGGTGGAAGACGAGGTGGCCCTGGGGGACCCCCTGGACCACTGATGGAACAGATGGGAGGACGACGAGGCGGGCGAGGAGGACCTGGAAAGATGGATAAAGGTGAGCACCGTCAGGAGGGCAGAGACCGGCCCTACTAGATGCAGAGACCTGCAGAGCTGCATTGACtaccagatttattttttaaaccagaaaatgttttaaatttataattccaTATTTATAATGTTGGCCACAACATTATGATTATTCCTTGTCTGTACTTTAGTATTTTTCACCATTTGTGAAGAAACATTAAAACAAgttaaatggtaaaaaaaaaaaaaaaagaaacgaccatatataaagtagataagcaacaaggatttactgttcagcacagggaattatattcaatatcttgtaataacctatatgaaagtaatttgcaaaaaaaataactgaaccaccatgctatatacctgaaactaacacaatactgtaagtcaactatgctttaataaaattttttttattttttttttttaaagaacgaaAACCACTTCCTGGGTCCTTGAGAGCACTTAGGCACTTGGAGCATAATAAAAAGTTCTGGATGAGTGGAGGTCAGGTCATGGTGTCATCTAATTGCTGAGGTTACGCAACCTAAAAGGACGGATATAGCCCCGGTCTTCAGCTCAGGTGATGAAACAGAGGCGTGGGCGGGCAGCAGTCAGAGCCCACGTCTGGGGGAGGCCACCAGGCAGGGGAGTGCCTGACCTGGGACACGACGGGCGCCTGGAGCTCCTGGTCTGGTTCATCACACAAACATGAGCCCATGGCTGCCCATGGCCGGAACTCCCAGCAGGGTGAGCCAGGTCCCTGCGTTCCCCAGCCAGCACCAGGGACACAATAGGTGctaacgatcaatgcaaagaaatagaggaaaacaacagaatgggaaagactagagatctcttcaagaaaattagagataccaagggaaaatttcatgcaaagatgggctcgataaaggacagaaatggtatggacctaacagaagcagaagatattaagaggtggcaaaaatacacagaagaactgtacaaaaaagatcttcacgacccagataatcacgatggtgtgatcactgacctagagccagacatcctggaatgtgaggtcaagtgggccttagaaagcatcactacgaacaaagctagtggaggtgatggaattccagttgagctatttcaaatcctgaaaaatgatgctgtgaaagtgctgcagtcaatatgccagcaaatttggaaaactcagcagtggccacaggactggaaaaggtcagttttcattccaatcccaaagaaaggcaattccaaagaatgctcaaactaccgcacaattgcatttatttcacatgctagtaaagtaatgctcaaaactctccaagccaggcttcagcaatacgtgaaccgtgaacttcctgatgttcaagctggttttagaaaaggcagaggaaccacagaccaaattgccaacatccgctggatcatggaaaaagcaagagtgtgccagaagaacatctatttctgctttattgactatgccaaagccttgactgtgtggatcacaataaactgtggaaaattctgaaagagatgggaataccagaccacctgacccacctcttgggaaatctgtatgcaggtcaggaagcaacagttagaactggacatggaacaacagactggttccaaataggaaaaggagtatgtcaaggctgtatattgtcaccctgcttatttaacttatatgcagagtacatcatgagaaacactggactggaagaagcacaagctgaaatcaagattgccgggagaaatatcaataacctcagatatgcaccatccttatggcagaaagtgaagaggaactaaaaagcctcttgatgaaagtgaaagtggagagtgaaaacagttggcttaaagctcaacattcagaaaatgaagatcatggcctccagttccatcacttaatgggaaatagatggggaaacagtggaaacagtgtcagattttattttttggggctccaaaatcactgcagatggtgactgcagccatgagattaaaagacacttactccttggaaggaaagttatgaccaacctagatatagcatattcaaaagcagagacattactttgccaacaaaagtccgtctagtcaaggctatggtttttcctgtagtcatgtatggatgtgagagttggactgtgaagaaggctgagcgccgaagaattgatgcttttggactgtggtgttggagaagactcttgagagtcccttggactgcaaggagatccaaccagtccattctgaaggagatcagcccagggatttctttggagggaatgatgctaaagctgaaactcccgtactttggccacctcatgcgaagagttgactcattggaaaagactctgatgctgggagggattgggggcaggaggagaaggggacgacagaggatgagatggctggatggcatcactgactcgacggacgtgagtctgagtgaactccgggagttggtgatggacagggaggcctggcgtgctgcaattcatggggtcgcaaagagtcggtcacaactgagcgactgaactgaactgaactgaactgaagtatctaCTGAGCGACTTTAAGGAAAAGCGTTGCTTTTTAATTCCCGCCATCCCGGGCATGCGAGGCTCCTCCAGAAGTACAGGACCAGGAAGAAAGCCAGCAAGGAACGCGGGAGCAGGACCAGGACTCTGTGGTCACAAAGAAAGAGAGAGCATAGGCACGTGTAAAATATGCATAAACACAGAGAGAgccacatttatttatattttagggTAGCAGG is part of the Bubalus kerabau isolate K-KA32 ecotype Philippines breed swamp buffalo chromosome 4, PCC_UOA_SB_1v2, whole genome shotgun sequence genome and harbors:
- the LOC129650782 gene encoding LOW QUALITY PROTEIN: RNA-binding protein EWS-like (The sequence of the model RefSeq protein was modified relative to this genomic sequence to represent the inferred CDS: inserted 2 bases in 2 codons; deleted 1 base in 1 codon), whose translation is EKEGEKRASMDYSTYSQAAAQQGYRAYAAQPAQGYAQTTQQAYGQQSYGTYGQPADVSYTQAQTTATYGQTAYATSYGQPPTGYSTPTAPQAYSQPVQGYGTGAYDTTTATVTTTQASYAAQSAYGAQPAHPAYGQQPAATAPARPQDGNKPAETSQPQSSTGGYNQPSLGYGQSNYSYPQVPGSYPMQLVSAPPSYPSTSYSSTQPTSYDQSSYSQQNTYGQPSSYGQQSSYGQQSSYGQQPPTSYSPPKTGSYSQAPSQYSQQSSSYGQQSSFQQDRPSSMGVYGQESXGFSGPGENRSMSGPDNRGRGRGGFDRGGMSRGERGGGRGGMGAGERGGFNRPGGPMDEGPDLDLGPPVDPDEDSDNSAIYGQGLNDSVTLDDLVDFFKQCGVVKMNKRTGQPMIHIHLDKETGKPKGDATVSYEDPATAKAAVEWFDGKDFQGSTLKVSLARKKPPMNSMRGGMPPREGRGMPPLLRGGPGGPGGPGGPMGRMGGRGGDRGGFPPRGPRGSRGNPSGGGNVQHRAGAWPCPNPGCGNQNFAWRTGCNQCKAPKPEGFLPPPFPPPGGDRGRGGPGGMRGGRXGLMDRGGPGGMFRGSRGGDRGGFRGGRGMDRGGFGGGRRGGPGGPPGPLMEQMGGRRGGRGGPGKMDKGEHRQEGRDRPY